A single region of the Leptodactylus fuscus isolate aLepFus1 chromosome 5, aLepFus1.hap2, whole genome shotgun sequence genome encodes:
- the MEIG1 gene encoding meiosis expressed gene 1 protein homolog has product MSKADLSAISSEVKPKSMTRAKQWSDEIENLYRFQTAGYRDEVEYRHIKQVDMVDRWADTGFVKKLQRKDNTFYYYNKSRECEDKEVHKVKVYAY; this is encoded by the exons ATGTCTAAGGCAGATCTCAGTGCTATAAGCTCTGAAGTGAAACCAAAATCAATGACTCGTGCAAAGCAGTGGTCAGATGAGATCGAAAACTTGTACAGATTCCAAACAGCTGGATATAGAGACGAAGTAGAGTACAGACATATAAAGCAAGTGGATATG GTGGATCGCTGGGCAGATACTGGATTTGTGAAAAAATTGCAAAGGAAAGACAATACATTTTACTACTACAACAAGAGCAGAGAATGTGAAGATAAAGAAGTCCATAAAGTAAAAGTGTACGCCTACTAA